In a single window of the Streptomyces brevispora genome:
- a CDS encoding PP2C family protein-serine/threonine phosphatase has translation MNRRRPPHSASSEELLTTLQHLTSRARREVERHQARTELAEVSQREMLPSSLPALPGLQTAARYTPARSGLDIGGDWYDGFRLPDGSLAFAIGDVQGHDVEAAAFMGQIRIAMRAPAVTAADPGEVVRRTNELLLSVDSDLLATCAFVRLDPLTRELQSARAGHVAAVWAPANGLSGTTEDEGGLPLGIQSGEEYPVTTRHLTTAGAFVLLTDGVIEGPSYSIDDGMDAVVRLVRSRVGDDAGELADAILRTAERTGHQDDAAVLVLRHEEFPAAPG, from the coding sequence ATGAACCGGCGTCGTCCTCCCCACTCGGCCAGTTCCGAGGAACTCCTGACCACGCTCCAGCACCTCACCTCCCGGGCGCGCCGCGAGGTGGAGCGGCATCAGGCGCGGACGGAACTGGCCGAGGTGAGTCAACGCGAGATGCTGCCCTCCTCCCTGCCCGCCCTGCCGGGGCTGCAGACCGCCGCCCGCTACACGCCCGCCCGCAGCGGTCTGGACATCGGGGGCGACTGGTACGACGGGTTCCGGCTCCCGGACGGTTCGCTCGCGTTCGCCATCGGGGACGTACAGGGACACGACGTCGAGGCGGCGGCCTTCATGGGCCAGATCCGGATCGCGATGCGTGCGCCGGCCGTCACCGCGGCCGATCCGGGCGAAGTGGTGCGCCGGACCAATGAACTGCTGCTGTCCGTGGACTCCGACCTCCTCGCCACCTGTGCCTTCGTCCGGCTCGACCCGCTCACCCGGGAGCTCCAGAGTGCGCGGGCGGGTCATGTCGCCGCGGTGTGGGCCCCGGCGAACGGGCTGTCGGGCACCACCGAGGACGAGGGCGGTCTGCCGCTCGGGATCCAGAGCGGTGAGGAGTACCCGGTCACCACACGGCACCTCACGACCGCCGGGGCCTTCGTGCTGCTCACCGACGGGGTGATCGAGGGGCCGTCCTACTCGATCGACGACGGGATGGACGCCGTGGTCCGGCTGGTGCGCTCCCGGGTCGGTGACGACGCGGGCGAGCTGGCCGACGCGATCCTGAGGACGGCGGAGCGTACCGGGCACCAGGACGACGCCGCCGTGCTCGTCCTGCGGCACGAGGAGTTCCCCGCCGCCCCCGGATGA
- a CDS encoding DUF6629 family protein, producing the protein MCWSATADLVAGTAVAAIGVACVVRTRRLQDLPLAALPLLLGAHQIIESEVWRSDGGTGPATVAWAVIALPLLALWVPLGVLCAAPPQARWQLVLPLAAGAATSAALGYSLAVRPVTAQIRGHTLGYVLDLPRPGLLVAGYLLATVGSLLLSGDRWLWWLGVLAAGGAAVCAALWRLEFISTWCAFAAVCSVVLLGWSGRRPADAV; encoded by the coding sequence ATGTGCTGGAGCGCGACCGCCGATCTTGTCGCCGGCACCGCCGTCGCGGCGATCGGCGTGGCCTGTGTCGTACGGACGCGGCGGCTCCAGGACCTGCCGCTCGCCGCGCTCCCACTGCTGCTGGGCGCCCATCAGATCATCGAGTCCGAGGTGTGGCGCTCGGACGGCGGCACCGGCCCGGCCACCGTGGCCTGGGCCGTCATCGCGCTCCCGCTGCTGGCGCTGTGGGTGCCACTGGGCGTCCTGTGCGCGGCGCCGCCGCAGGCCCGGTGGCAGCTGGTGCTGCCGCTGGCGGCCGGAGCCGCGACGTCCGCCGCCCTCGGGTACAGCCTGGCCGTCCGGCCCGTGACCGCGCAGATCCGCGGGCACACCCTCGGCTATGTGCTCGACCTGCCCCGCCCGGGACTGCTCGTCGCGGGCTATCTCCTGGCCACCGTCGGATCGCTTCTGCTGTCCGGCGACCGGTGGCTGTGGTGGCTCGGGGTGCTGGCAGCGGGCGGGGCCGCGGTGTGCGCCGCCCTGTGGCGGTTGGAGTTCATCTCGACCTGGTGCGCGTTCGCCGCCGTGTGCTCGGTGGTCCTGCTCGGCTGGTCCGGGAGGCGCCCGGCCGACGCGGTGTGA
- a CDS encoding acyl-CoA dehydrogenase family protein, producing the protein MTTTAHPAGPHTGAAAAHRTHEVTNQAPPRSGLDEYGTNVPLTEAVAVFGAGRHEPELHGIGRLVGSETFQADAELAHTSPPVLRTHDRYGNRIDEIDFHPAYHEVMGAAVRHGAHTGGWADPGPGAAVGRAAAFMLFAQIEPGHACPMSMSHAVVPVLQRDPEVGRDWLPGLLSRSYDPRPIAPGSKSGLTFGMGMTEKQGGSDVRANTTRAVPVASDPDGRAHLLTGHKWFFSAPMSDAFLVLAQDGAGLGCFLVPRVLPDGARNTIRIQRLKNKLGNKSNASGEVEFDDTWAVRVGEPGRGVPTIIEMVNHTRLDCVLGTTAGMRQSVSEAIWHAHHRSAFGARLTGQPAMTAVLADLALETEAATWTSMRLAHAYEDGGGEPEAMFRRLATAVSKYWICKRGPHHAYEALECLGGNGYTEDWPLARRYREQPVMAVWEGSGNVIALDVLRGIARTPQSLEAFWTELEGTAGASPVLDAHIGRVRRDLAEDLRDPVAAQTRARATVEGMALALQSSLMLRHAPAPMAEAFVAARLGEARGHQYGILPRGTDAAAIVARHFGEG; encoded by the coding sequence ATGACCACCACCGCACACCCGGCCGGCCCGCACACCGGGGCCGCCGCGGCGCACCGTACGCACGAGGTCACCAACCAGGCGCCGCCCCGGAGCGGGCTCGACGAGTACGGCACCAATGTGCCGCTCACCGAGGCCGTCGCCGTGTTCGGTGCCGGCCGGCACGAGCCGGAGCTGCACGGAATCGGCCGGCTGGTCGGCTCGGAGACGTTCCAGGCCGATGCCGAACTCGCCCACACCTCCCCGCCCGTTCTGCGCACCCATGACCGGTACGGCAACCGGATCGACGAGATCGACTTCCACCCCGCGTATCACGAGGTCATGGGCGCGGCCGTGCGGCACGGCGCGCATACCGGGGGGTGGGCCGACCCCGGACCGGGCGCCGCCGTGGGCCGGGCCGCGGCCTTCATGCTGTTCGCCCAGATCGAGCCGGGGCACGCCTGCCCGATGTCGATGTCGCACGCCGTGGTCCCGGTCCTGCAACGCGATCCGGAGGTGGGCCGGGACTGGCTGCCCGGCCTGCTCAGCCGTTCGTACGATCCCCGGCCGATCGCCCCGGGCAGCAAGTCCGGGCTCACCTTCGGCATGGGGATGACGGAGAAGCAGGGCGGGTCCGACGTGCGCGCCAACACCACGAGGGCGGTCCCGGTGGCCTCCGACCCGGACGGCCGGGCCCATCTGCTCACCGGGCACAAGTGGTTCTTCTCGGCGCCGATGTCGGACGCGTTCCTGGTCCTGGCCCAGGACGGGGCCGGCCTCGGCTGCTTCCTCGTACCGCGGGTCCTGCCCGACGGCGCCCGCAACACCATCCGCATCCAGCGGCTGAAGAACAAGCTGGGCAACAAGTCGAACGCGTCGGGCGAGGTGGAGTTCGACGACACCTGGGCAGTGCGGGTCGGCGAGCCGGGCCGGGGTGTGCCCACCATCATCGAGATGGTCAACCACACCCGTCTCGACTGTGTGCTCGGCACCACCGCCGGCATGCGCCAGTCGGTGTCCGAGGCGATCTGGCACGCGCACCACCGCAGCGCGTTCGGCGCGCGGCTGACCGGCCAGCCGGCCATGACCGCGGTCCTCGCGGACCTGGCACTGGAGACGGAGGCCGCCACCTGGACGTCGATGCGGCTGGCCCACGCGTACGAGGACGGCGGCGGCGAGCCGGAGGCGATGTTCCGCCGGCTGGCCACCGCGGTGTCGAAGTACTGGATCTGCAAGCGGGGCCCGCACCACGCCTACGAGGCGCTGGAGTGCCTCGGCGGCAACGGCTACACCGAGGACTGGCCGCTGGCCCGCCGCTACCGGGAGCAGCCGGTGATGGCGGTGTGGGAGGGCTCGGGCAATGTCATCGCGCTCGACGTGCTGCGCGGGATCGCCCGCACCCCGCAGTCGCTGGAGGCGTTCTGGACCGAGCTGGAGGGCACGGCGGGAGCCAGCCCGGTCCTGGACGCGCACATCGGCCGGGTACGGCGGGACCTCGCCGAGGACCTGCGCGACCCGGTCGCCGCGCAGACCCGTGCACGCGCCACGGTCGAGGGCATGGCGCTGGCCCTGCAGTCCTCGCTGATGCTGCGCCACGCTCCCGCGCCGATGGCCGAGGCGTTCGTGGCGGCCCGGCTCGGTGAGGCCCGCGGCCACCAGTACGGGATCCTGCCGCGGGGCACGGACGCCGCCGCGATCGTGGCCCGGCACTTCGGCGAGGGGTGA
- a CDS encoding FAD-binding protein: protein MTPAEKNWAGNVTFGARRLCVPRSEAELRETVAASGAVRALGTRHSFNTVADTCGDLVSVAGLPRVVEIDPAAGAVTVSAGLRFGEFADELNGSGFALHNLGSLPHISVAGACATGTHGSGVGNRSLAGAVRALDMVTADGGTVSLRRGDTDFPGAVVSMGALGVVTRLTLDIVPAFDVQQWVYEDLPESRLTGGFDEVMSAAYSVSVFTDWRPGPVGQVWLKQRVGSGGVRQAPGEWLGARLADGPRHPIAGMPAGNCTRQQGAAGAWHRRLPHFRLEFTPSNGDELQSEYFVAREDAAAAYEAVARLRDRIAPLLQISEIRTVAGDDLWLSPASGRDSVAFHFTWVPDTAAVAPVLGEIEEALAPFGARPHWGKVFTTAPDVLRTLYGRYPDFEKLMARYDPAGTFRNDFLDRHFPR from the coding sequence GTGACTCCCGCGGAGAAGAACTGGGCCGGCAACGTCACGTTCGGGGCGAGGCGACTGTGCGTGCCCCGCTCGGAGGCCGAACTGCGGGAGACGGTGGCCGCTTCCGGCGCGGTGCGTGCCCTGGGCACCCGGCACTCCTTCAACACCGTCGCCGACACCTGCGGGGACCTCGTGTCGGTGGCCGGTCTGCCGCGCGTGGTCGAGATCGACCCGGCGGCGGGAGCGGTGACGGTGAGCGCGGGGCTCCGCTTCGGCGAGTTCGCCGACGAGCTGAACGGGAGCGGCTTCGCCCTGCACAACCTGGGTTCGCTCCCGCACATCTCGGTGGCCGGCGCCTGCGCTACCGGAACCCATGGCTCGGGTGTCGGCAACCGGTCGCTCGCGGGAGCCGTCCGGGCACTGGACATGGTCACGGCGGACGGCGGGACCGTGTCGCTGCGGCGTGGCGACACGGACTTCCCCGGAGCGGTGGTGTCCATGGGGGCGCTGGGCGTGGTGACCCGGCTGACGCTGGACATCGTCCCGGCCTTCGACGTACAGCAGTGGGTCTACGAGGACCTTCCCGAGTCCCGGCTGACCGGCGGTTTCGACGAGGTGATGTCGGCCGCGTACAGCGTCAGCGTCTTCACCGACTGGCGCCCCGGACCGGTCGGCCAGGTATGGCTCAAGCAGCGGGTGGGGAGTGGGGGAGTGCGGCAGGCGCCCGGCGAGTGGCTGGGCGCACGGCTCGCCGACGGCCCGCGCCATCCGATCGCCGGTATGCCGGCCGGTAACTGCACCCGGCAGCAGGGCGCCGCCGGAGCCTGGCACCGGAGGCTGCCGCACTTCCGGCTGGAGTTCACCCCCAGCAACGGGGACGAGCTGCAGTCGGAGTACTTCGTGGCGCGGGAGGACGCCGCAGCCGCCTACGAGGCCGTGGCCCGGCTCCGCGACCGGATCGCCCCACTGCTGCAGATCTCCGAGATCCGTACCGTCGCGGGTGACGACCTCTGGCTGAGCCCCGCGTCCGGCAGGGACTCGGTGGCCTTCCACTTCACCTGGGTACCGGACACCGCGGCGGTGGCACCGGTGCTCGGGGAGATCGAGGAGGCGCTGGCGCCGTTCGGCGCGCGGCCGCACTGGGGCAAGGTGTTCACCACCGCCCCCGATGTCCTGCGCACGCTGTACGGGCGGTACCCGGACTTCGAGAAGCTGATGGCCCGCTACGACCCGGCCGGCACCTTCCGCAACGACTTCCTGGACCGGCACTTCCCGCGCTGA
- a CDS encoding DUF1876 domain-containing protein: MSRTMEWTVRVDLSEEDGATKAAAVLDTGTAKLTGHGVAHCSPQDPDVPTIGDELAASRAMRDVAAQLMSVADRELGEAGAGSADGPVPPPYAWSDATT, translated from the coding sequence ATGAGCCGGACGATGGAGTGGACGGTCCGCGTCGATCTGTCCGAGGAGGACGGCGCGACGAAGGCGGCGGCGGTGCTGGACACCGGCACGGCGAAACTCACCGGCCACGGGGTCGCCCATTGCAGCCCGCAGGATCCGGACGTTCCCACCATCGGCGACGAGCTCGCGGCGAGCCGTGCGATGCGCGATGTCGCGGCCCAGCTGATGAGCGTGGCCGACCGCGAACTCGGTGAGGCCGGCGCGGGGTCCGCGGACGGGCCCGTGCCGCCGCCGTACGCCTGGTCGGACGCGACGACCTGA